One part of the Dysidea avara chromosome 10, odDysAvar1.4, whole genome shotgun sequence genome encodes these proteins:
- the LOC136269179 gene encoding uncharacterized protein codes for MTSNSLSESSQFEFVPLTPLEESFEDDPSPLDTTTHSTDRTTAPSLTIAPSLSIVTCETETSTSMEHITLSSCDDNKMAATAAELGHYTRSPTTVPVLVDPVLHNKYSRYLNGSFDSSVGYTTTDVTSDCGSIATHPLVMRTHKMTNGVTQPGYKRTDGMTQMIHKMKDSVTQTEQKMTDNEPHPRTDCIPQVAHKRTQTEKDRQQIMELDLLWKQFLVSPLYTEWVEPKGSPDPNEPCSKPTCYCEELKQLHHKTKHHATIPAKPPMVDTNMYSSGDTTYSDNSTLVNTAVQTSPSLLKDTLSTKPSSHYMLSQESSGAMLNDCPCASSYVIRGSPPSSDTSTSDQGSHDHFIDRPASLTTLSLQEACHMFKGDFISNCRQRQKMILHTRRQREEDEVVNRHQAALVGSVRDQKRSTSHHHHHHHTAMFTLPPMSVTSKATPSQHPKMTPREMYQQSKRLWRTLPEVKQKQDEVKKKAAAAVNRMNVKLYQQKVLHDLRKKRM; via the exons ATGACAAGTAATAGTTTATCTGA GAGTAGCCAATTTGAATTCGTCCCCCTAACCCCCTTGGAGGAATCCTTTGAAGATGACCCATCTCCACTAGACACAACTACACATTCAACAGACAGAACCACAGCTCCCTCGTTAACCATTGCCCCTTCATTATCGATTGTCACCTGTGAAACAGAGACCAGTACTTCGATGGAACATATTACCCTCTCATCATGTGATGATAACAAGATGGCTGCCACTGCTGCTGAGCTAGGTCATTACACTAGATCACCCACAACAGTACCAGTATTAGTAGATCCtgtgcttcataacaagtactCACGGTACCTTAATGGTAGCTTTGACAGTTCAGTTGGCTATACCACTACTGATGTTACCAGTGATTGTGGTAGTATAGCTACACACCCCCTGGTCATGAGAACACACAAGATGACAAACGGTGTGACACAACCAGGATACAAAAGGACAGATGGCATGACACAAATGATACACAAGATGAAAGACAGTGTGACACAAACTGAACAAAAGATGACAGACAATGAGCCACATCCAAGGACAGACTGTATTCCACAGGTGGCACACAAGAGGACACAAACAGAGAAGGACAGACAGCAGATTATGGAGCTCGACTTGTTGTGGAAACAATTCCTTGTTAGCCCATTATACACAGAGTGGGTGGAACCCAAAGGATCACCAGATCCCAATGAGCCATGCAGCAAGCCAACATGCTACTGTGAGGAGTTGAAACAATTACATCACAAAACTAAACACCATGCAACTATACCAGCTAAACCACCCATGGTGGACACAAATATGTACAGTAGTGGTGACACAACGTACAGTGACAATAGTACACTAGTGAACACAGCAGTACAAACTAGCCCATCACTACTAAAAGATACTCTCTCTACTAAGCCATCTTCACATTACATGTTATCACAGGAGAGTAGTGGTGCTATGTTGAACGACTGTCCTTGTGCATCATCTTATGTGATCAGGGGAAGTCCCCCATCATCTGACACATCTACTAGTGATCAAGGATCACACGATCACTTTATTGATCGGCCGGCTAGTCTCACTACACTCAGTTTACAGGAGGCGTGTCATATGTTTAAAGGTGACTTTATTTCCAATTGTCGGCAGAGGCAGAAGATGATCCTTCACACAAGAAGACAAAGAGAAGAGGATGAGGTAGTTAATAGACACCAGGCTGCACTAGTTGGTTCTGTAAGGGATCAGAAGAGGTCAAcctctcatcatcatcatcatcatcatactG CCATGTTCACGTTGCCCCCAATGTCAGTGACAAGCAAGGCCACACCTTCACAGCACCCGAAGATGACCCCCAGGGAGATGTACCAACAGAGCAAGAG GTTATGGAGGACACTGCCAGAGGTGAAGCAGAAACAAGATGAGGTAAAGAAGAAAGCCGCAGCTGCTGTTAACAGGATGAACGTGAAGTTGTACCAACAG aaGGTGCTGCATGACTTGAGGAAAAAGAGAATGTGA
- the LOC136269176 gene encoding uncharacterized protein isoform X2 codes for MNLSNPQQIGNPGKSPALRYELMLKEESAKSGSKGITTERIALCFEILDDLLPQLGVFQRLMKMIRDEMFAAVYSTDYTVGRRGDSSGRKSSPLQHIPHFVATRHHLELHNEKVKQLEAVNDSLRQELSTSNNELSKCSSALETYREKLTDKEDELDTINRSLQHKNLDIDKLCKTINQQQRAQERLKQEAGFKMSSLQSSLQDLSQQAAELKRFKDVHDGLQAAFSKSNDKPQNGKHSIATQRNHLRHSLRSSKILYNQLLEIQNKSIDEYEQYMNSHIDELSDIDNLDAHVEIIRYQDQFKKSIGEVNEEPHTQISLTQTHIDKLQQRLDQLDKLHSSGEGLQSAVSNSAHPANPLVPQEQILSKYAAMISTSPNKGKSFYPHRDAITCDSCGEKVVICPHRSFNKEIILPLPLHTTHIMISRPYCRESPKPALPGTLKQALSVAATRGRLKSIPSYRSVEPDMSKIWQHFRQEFPDTVRKLPRQLAEGDVVMLIEQLYGSLLMDDDLAAEDDNPQSLMDCLYSFMQDRYSVPDVMQLATFDLLSGVERCCTHNKTIQLFASQLCGKVDGTCFRYSLTMATFVTKLQLDSIDDFRQFVSIVYPFLQEDDVDQLSMDFVAYSENKCSQQMVLDYIIYLILREKEPRVVEIESQLLEFPATRTGSFTLFEFIEASDKLVSLSSDQLRHHLYNQSLAGEGVDKQSLPSSKTAQIIAYLLVQQHYQSIVVKLEKCYLGQQQKHEDHVMQHFPSFSTLVTVKGMASRLKKSLWPSGIFCLSS; via the exons ATGAACCTCAGTAATCCGCAACAGATAGGCAATCCTGGCAAATCACCAG CACTGCGCTATGAGTTGATGTTGAAGGAAGAAAGCGCCAAATCTGGCAGTAAGGGAATCACAACTGAACGAATTGCATTGTGTTTTGAGATCCTTG ATGATCTGCTGCCACAGCTTGGAGTGTTCCAACGACTGATGAAGATGATTAGAGATGAAATGTTTGCTGCCGTCTATAGTACTGACTATACCGTGGGTCGTCGTGGAGATAGCAGTGGCAGGAAGTCCTCACCACTTCAACACATACCACATTTTGTAGCCACCAGACATCATTTGGAGTTACA CAACGAGAAGGTGAAACAATTAGAAGCTGTGAATGATTCACTGAGACAAGA GCTATCCACTAGTAATAATGAACTCTCAAAATGCTCGTCTGCTCTGGAGACCTACCG GGAGAAACTCACAGACAAGGAAGATGAATTAGATACTATTAATAGATCACTGCAGCACAAGAACTTAGATATTGACAA GTTGTGCAAGACTATCAATCAACAACAACGAGCTCAGGAGAGATTGAAACAAGAAGCAGGCTTTAAGATGTCCTCATTACAG AGTTCACTACAAGACCTCAGTCAACAGGCTGCAGAACTAAAGAGATTCAAAGACGTTCATGATGGTCTACAGGCAG CTTTCAGTAAGAGTAATGACAAGCCGCAGAATGGGAAGCATTCAATTGCTACTCAACGTAATCACCTTAGACACAGTCTACGTTCCTCTAAAATCTTATACAATCAACTGCTGGAAATCCAGAACAAATCCATTGATG AATATGAGCAATATATGAACAGTCACATCGATGAGTTATCTGATATTGATAACCTTGATGCTCATGTGGAG ATCATACGATATCAAGATCAGTTCAAGAAGTCAATTGGAGAAGTTAACGAGGAG CCCCACACCCAGATATCCCTCACACAAACTCACATTGACAAGCTGCAACAGAGACTTGATCAGCTGGACAAGTTGCACTCTTCAGGGGAGGGGCTCCAAAGTGCTGTTAGCAACTCTGCCCACCCAGCTAATCCACTAGTACCTCAGGAACAAATACTGAGCAAGTATGCTGCCATG ATTTCTACATCACCGAATAAGGGCAAGAGTTTCTACCCTCATCGTGATGCCATTACATGTGATAGCTGTGGAGAGAAGGTGGTCATTTGTCCTCATCGATCATTTAATAAGGAGATAATCCTTCCATTACCCTTGCACACCACACACATTATGATCTCACGTCCATACTGCCGGGAATCCCCCAA ACCTGCTCTACCAGGGACCCTGAAGCAAGCTCTTTCAGTAGCTGCCACTCGTGGTCGGCTAAAGTCCATCCCTTCATACCGTTCTGTG GAGCCTGACATGTCCAAGATATGGCAACACTTCAGACAAGAATTTCCTGATACTGTCCGGAAGTTACCACGCCAACTAGCAGAG GGAGATGTGGTGATGTTGATAGAGCAGCTTTATGGTAGTTTATTGATGGATGATGATCTTGCTGCTgaggatgataatccacaatcACTTATG GACTGTCTCTACTCGTTCATGCAGGATCGCTACTCAGTACCAGATGTAATGCAGTTAGCCACCTTTGACCTGTTGTCTGGTGTTGAGAGGTGTTGCACACACAATAAG ACTATACAGCTATTTGCCAGTCAACTATGTGGTAAGGTGGATGGGACCTGCTTCAGGTACTCCCTGACAATGGCCACATTTGTCACTAAACTACAACTAGATAGTATTGATGACTTTCGTCAGTTTGTGTCTATTGTATATCCCTTCCTACAG GAAGATGATGTTGACCAGTTGAGCATGGACTTTGTAGCTTACAGTGAGAACAAGTGTTCTCAACAAATGGTACTAGATTATATCATTTATCTTATCCTGAGGGAGAAAGAACCTCGAGTTGTGGAG ATAGAATCACAACTACTGGAGTTTCCTGCCACACGAACTGGCAGCTTTACTTTGTTTGAGTTTATTGAAGCATCGGACAAGCTTGTCTCTCTGTCTTCAGATCAGCTACGTCATCACCTTTACAACCAGTCATTGGCTGGGGAAGGAGTGGACAAGCAGTCACTACCTTCTAGCAAGACTGCAC AGATCATAGCTTACTTGTTGGTACAACAACACTATCAGAGCATCGTTGTTAAACTGGAGAAGTGTTACCTTGGTCAGCAGCAGAAACATgaagatcatgtgatgcaacacTTTCCGAGCTTCTCCACCCTTGTCACTGTCAAAGGGATGGCATCACGACTAAA aaagtCCTTATGGCCAAGTGGAATTTTCTGTttgagtagttga
- the LOC136269176 gene encoding uncharacterized protein isoform X3, translating into MNLSNPQQIGNPGKSPALRYELMLKEESAKSGSKGITTERIALCFEILDDLLPQLGVFQRLMKMIRDEMFAAVYSTDYTVGRRGDSSGRKSSPLQHIPHFVATRHHLELHNEKVKQLEAVNDSLRQELSTSNNELSKCSSALETYREKLTDKEDELDTINRSLQHKNLDIDKLCKTINQQQRAQERLKQEAGFKMSSLQSSLQDLSQQAAELKRFKDVHDGLQAAFSKSNDKPQNGKHSIATQRNHLRHSLRSSKILYNQLLEIQNKSIDEYEQYMNSHIDELSDIDNLDAHVEIIRYQDQFKKSIGEVNEEISLTQTHIDKLQQRLDQLDKLHSSGEGLQSAVSNSAHPANPLVPQEQILSKYAAMISTSPNKGKSFYPHRDAITCDSCGEKVVICPHRSFNKEIILPLPLHTTHIMISRPYCRESPKPALPGTLKQALSVAATRGRLKSIPSYRSVEPDMSKIWQHFRQEFPDTVRKLPRQLAEGDVVMLIEQLYGSLLMDDDLAAEDDNPQSLMDCLYSFMQDRYSVPDVMQLATFDLLSGVERCCTHNKTIQLFASQLCGKVDGTCFRYSLTMATFVTKLQLDSIDDFRQFVSIVYPFLQEDDVDQLSMDFVAYSENKCSQQMVLDYIIYLILREKEPRVVEIESQLLEFPATRTGSFTLFEFIEASDKLVSLSSDQLRHHLYNQSLAGEGVDKQSLPSSKTAQIIAYLLVQQHYQSIVVKLEKCYLGQQQKHEDHVMQHFPSFSTLVTVKGMASRLKNSMTKKRRTSSVFNFK; encoded by the exons ATGAACCTCAGTAATCCGCAACAGATAGGCAATCCTGGCAAATCACCAG CACTGCGCTATGAGTTGATGTTGAAGGAAGAAAGCGCCAAATCTGGCAGTAAGGGAATCACAACTGAACGAATTGCATTGTGTTTTGAGATCCTTG ATGATCTGCTGCCACAGCTTGGAGTGTTCCAACGACTGATGAAGATGATTAGAGATGAAATGTTTGCTGCCGTCTATAGTACTGACTATACCGTGGGTCGTCGTGGAGATAGCAGTGGCAGGAAGTCCTCACCACTTCAACACATACCACATTTTGTAGCCACCAGACATCATTTGGAGTTACA CAACGAGAAGGTGAAACAATTAGAAGCTGTGAATGATTCACTGAGACAAGA GCTATCCACTAGTAATAATGAACTCTCAAAATGCTCGTCTGCTCTGGAGACCTACCG GGAGAAACTCACAGACAAGGAAGATGAATTAGATACTATTAATAGATCACTGCAGCACAAGAACTTAGATATTGACAA GTTGTGCAAGACTATCAATCAACAACAACGAGCTCAGGAGAGATTGAAACAAGAAGCAGGCTTTAAGATGTCCTCATTACAG AGTTCACTACAAGACCTCAGTCAACAGGCTGCAGAACTAAAGAGATTCAAAGACGTTCATGATGGTCTACAGGCAG CTTTCAGTAAGAGTAATGACAAGCCGCAGAATGGGAAGCATTCAATTGCTACTCAACGTAATCACCTTAGACACAGTCTACGTTCCTCTAAAATCTTATACAATCAACTGCTGGAAATCCAGAACAAATCCATTGATG AATATGAGCAATATATGAACAGTCACATCGATGAGTTATCTGATATTGATAACCTTGATGCTCATGTGGAG ATCATACGATATCAAGATCAGTTCAAGAAGTCAATTGGAGAAGTTAACGAGGAG ATATCCCTCACACAAACTCACATTGACAAGCTGCAACAGAGACTTGATCAGCTGGACAAGTTGCACTCTTCAGGGGAGGGGCTCCAAAGTGCTGTTAGCAACTCTGCCCACCCAGCTAATCCACTAGTACCTCAGGAACAAATACTGAGCAAGTATGCTGCCATG ATTTCTACATCACCGAATAAGGGCAAGAGTTTCTACCCTCATCGTGATGCCATTACATGTGATAGCTGTGGAGAGAAGGTGGTCATTTGTCCTCATCGATCATTTAATAAGGAGATAATCCTTCCATTACCCTTGCACACCACACACATTATGATCTCACGTCCATACTGCCGGGAATCCCCCAA ACCTGCTCTACCAGGGACCCTGAAGCAAGCTCTTTCAGTAGCTGCCACTCGTGGTCGGCTAAAGTCCATCCCTTCATACCGTTCTGTG GAGCCTGACATGTCCAAGATATGGCAACACTTCAGACAAGAATTTCCTGATACTGTCCGGAAGTTACCACGCCAACTAGCAGAG GGAGATGTGGTGATGTTGATAGAGCAGCTTTATGGTAGTTTATTGATGGATGATGATCTTGCTGCTgaggatgataatccacaatcACTTATG GACTGTCTCTACTCGTTCATGCAGGATCGCTACTCAGTACCAGATGTAATGCAGTTAGCCACCTTTGACCTGTTGTCTGGTGTTGAGAGGTGTTGCACACACAATAAG ACTATACAGCTATTTGCCAGTCAACTATGTGGTAAGGTGGATGGGACCTGCTTCAGGTACTCCCTGACAATGGCCACATTTGTCACTAAACTACAACTAGATAGTATTGATGACTTTCGTCAGTTTGTGTCTATTGTATATCCCTTCCTACAG GAAGATGATGTTGACCAGTTGAGCATGGACTTTGTAGCTTACAGTGAGAACAAGTGTTCTCAACAAATGGTACTAGATTATATCATTTATCTTATCCTGAGGGAGAAAGAACCTCGAGTTGTGGAG ATAGAATCACAACTACTGGAGTTTCCTGCCACACGAACTGGCAGCTTTACTTTGTTTGAGTTTATTGAAGCATCGGACAAGCTTGTCTCTCTGTCTTCAGATCAGCTACGTCATCACCTTTACAACCAGTCATTGGCTGGGGAAGGAGTGGACAAGCAGTCACTACCTTCTAGCAAGACTGCAC AGATCATAGCTTACTTGTTGGTACAACAACACTATCAGAGCATCGTTGTTAAACTGGAGAAGTGTTACCTTGGTCAGCAGCAGAAACATgaagatcatgtgatgcaacacTTTCCGAGCTTCTCCACCCTTGTCACTGTCAAAGGGATGGCATCACGACTAAA GAATAGTATGACAAAGAAGAGAAGAACTAGTAGTGTATTCAACTTCAAATAG
- the LOC136269176 gene encoding uncharacterized protein isoform X1, with the protein MNLSNPQQIGNPGKSPALRYELMLKEESAKSGSKGITTERIALCFEILDDLLPQLGVFQRLMKMIRDEMFAAVYSTDYTVGRRGDSSGRKSSPLQHIPHFVATRHHLELHNEKVKQLEAVNDSLRQELSTSNNELSKCSSALETYREKLTDKEDELDTINRSLQHKNLDIDKLCKTINQQQRAQERLKQEAGFKMSSLQSSLQDLSQQAAELKRFKDVHDGLQAAFSKSNDKPQNGKHSIATQRNHLRHSLRSSKILYNQLLEIQNKSIDEYEQYMNSHIDELSDIDNLDAHVEIIRYQDQFKKSIGEVNEEPHTQISLTQTHIDKLQQRLDQLDKLHSSGEGLQSAVSNSAHPANPLVPQEQILSKYAAMISTSPNKGKSFYPHRDAITCDSCGEKVVICPHRSFNKEIILPLPLHTTHIMISRPYCRESPKPALPGTLKQALSVAATRGRLKSIPSYRSVEPDMSKIWQHFRQEFPDTVRKLPRQLAEGDVVMLIEQLYGSLLMDDDLAAEDDNPQSLMDCLYSFMQDRYSVPDVMQLATFDLLSGVERCCTHNKTIQLFASQLCGKVDGTCFRYSLTMATFVTKLQLDSIDDFRQFVSIVYPFLQEDDVDQLSMDFVAYSENKCSQQMVLDYIIYLILREKEPRVVEIESQLLEFPATRTGSFTLFEFIEASDKLVSLSSDQLRHHLYNQSLAGEGVDKQSLPSSKTAQIIAYLLVQQHYQSIVVKLEKCYLGQQQKHEDHVMQHFPSFSTLVTVKGMASRLKNSMTKKRRTSSVFNFK; encoded by the exons ATGAACCTCAGTAATCCGCAACAGATAGGCAATCCTGGCAAATCACCAG CACTGCGCTATGAGTTGATGTTGAAGGAAGAAAGCGCCAAATCTGGCAGTAAGGGAATCACAACTGAACGAATTGCATTGTGTTTTGAGATCCTTG ATGATCTGCTGCCACAGCTTGGAGTGTTCCAACGACTGATGAAGATGATTAGAGATGAAATGTTTGCTGCCGTCTATAGTACTGACTATACCGTGGGTCGTCGTGGAGATAGCAGTGGCAGGAAGTCCTCACCACTTCAACACATACCACATTTTGTAGCCACCAGACATCATTTGGAGTTACA CAACGAGAAGGTGAAACAATTAGAAGCTGTGAATGATTCACTGAGACAAGA GCTATCCACTAGTAATAATGAACTCTCAAAATGCTCGTCTGCTCTGGAGACCTACCG GGAGAAACTCACAGACAAGGAAGATGAATTAGATACTATTAATAGATCACTGCAGCACAAGAACTTAGATATTGACAA GTTGTGCAAGACTATCAATCAACAACAACGAGCTCAGGAGAGATTGAAACAAGAAGCAGGCTTTAAGATGTCCTCATTACAG AGTTCACTACAAGACCTCAGTCAACAGGCTGCAGAACTAAAGAGATTCAAAGACGTTCATGATGGTCTACAGGCAG CTTTCAGTAAGAGTAATGACAAGCCGCAGAATGGGAAGCATTCAATTGCTACTCAACGTAATCACCTTAGACACAGTCTACGTTCCTCTAAAATCTTATACAATCAACTGCTGGAAATCCAGAACAAATCCATTGATG AATATGAGCAATATATGAACAGTCACATCGATGAGTTATCTGATATTGATAACCTTGATGCTCATGTGGAG ATCATACGATATCAAGATCAGTTCAAGAAGTCAATTGGAGAAGTTAACGAGGAG CCCCACACCCAGATATCCCTCACACAAACTCACATTGACAAGCTGCAACAGAGACTTGATCAGCTGGACAAGTTGCACTCTTCAGGGGAGGGGCTCCAAAGTGCTGTTAGCAACTCTGCCCACCCAGCTAATCCACTAGTACCTCAGGAACAAATACTGAGCAAGTATGCTGCCATG ATTTCTACATCACCGAATAAGGGCAAGAGTTTCTACCCTCATCGTGATGCCATTACATGTGATAGCTGTGGAGAGAAGGTGGTCATTTGTCCTCATCGATCATTTAATAAGGAGATAATCCTTCCATTACCCTTGCACACCACACACATTATGATCTCACGTCCATACTGCCGGGAATCCCCCAA ACCTGCTCTACCAGGGACCCTGAAGCAAGCTCTTTCAGTAGCTGCCACTCGTGGTCGGCTAAAGTCCATCCCTTCATACCGTTCTGTG GAGCCTGACATGTCCAAGATATGGCAACACTTCAGACAAGAATTTCCTGATACTGTCCGGAAGTTACCACGCCAACTAGCAGAG GGAGATGTGGTGATGTTGATAGAGCAGCTTTATGGTAGTTTATTGATGGATGATGATCTTGCTGCTgaggatgataatccacaatcACTTATG GACTGTCTCTACTCGTTCATGCAGGATCGCTACTCAGTACCAGATGTAATGCAGTTAGCCACCTTTGACCTGTTGTCTGGTGTTGAGAGGTGTTGCACACACAATAAG ACTATACAGCTATTTGCCAGTCAACTATGTGGTAAGGTGGATGGGACCTGCTTCAGGTACTCCCTGACAATGGCCACATTTGTCACTAAACTACAACTAGATAGTATTGATGACTTTCGTCAGTTTGTGTCTATTGTATATCCCTTCCTACAG GAAGATGATGTTGACCAGTTGAGCATGGACTTTGTAGCTTACAGTGAGAACAAGTGTTCTCAACAAATGGTACTAGATTATATCATTTATCTTATCCTGAGGGAGAAAGAACCTCGAGTTGTGGAG ATAGAATCACAACTACTGGAGTTTCCTGCCACACGAACTGGCAGCTTTACTTTGTTTGAGTTTATTGAAGCATCGGACAAGCTTGTCTCTCTGTCTTCAGATCAGCTACGTCATCACCTTTACAACCAGTCATTGGCTGGGGAAGGAGTGGACAAGCAGTCACTACCTTCTAGCAAGACTGCAC AGATCATAGCTTACTTGTTGGTACAACAACACTATCAGAGCATCGTTGTTAAACTGGAGAAGTGTTACCTTGGTCAGCAGCAGAAACATgaagatcatgtgatgcaacacTTTCCGAGCTTCTCCACCCTTGTCACTGTCAAAGGGATGGCATCACGACTAAA GAATAGTATGACAAAGAAGAGAAGAACTAGTAGTGTATTCAACTTCAAATAG